Proteins encoded within one genomic window of Micromonospora halotolerans:
- a CDS encoding SLOG cluster 4 domain-containing protein — protein sequence MQVAVCGPAEATPEERAQARRVGELLAERGVTVLCGGGGGVMAAVAAGVRDRAGLVIGVRPDDGTAPAPAELSASVVTNMGQARNAILVWSADAVIAVGGSWGTLSEVALALRRGGIPVVVLGGWRVVDARGVPVPGPAHAATPEDAVRRALGNRPEPAPLGPTAT from the coding sequence ATGCAGGTGGCGGTGTGCGGGCCGGCGGAGGCGACGCCGGAGGAACGGGCGCAGGCCCGGCGGGTGGGGGAGCTGCTCGCCGAGCGCGGCGTCACCGTGCTCTGCGGCGGGGGCGGCGGGGTGATGGCCGCGGTCGCCGCCGGCGTCCGGGACCGCGCCGGCCTGGTCATCGGGGTACGCCCCGACGACGGCACCGCTCCCGCCCCCGCCGAGCTGTCCGCCTCGGTGGTCACCAACATGGGCCAGGCCCGCAACGCCATCCTCGTGTGGAGCGCGGACGCGGTGATCGCCGTCGGCGGCTCCTGGGGGACGCTCAGCGAGGTGGCGCTGGCCCTGCGGCGGGGCGGCATCCCGGTGGTGGTGCTCGGTGGCTGGCGCGTCGTGGACGCCCGCGGTGTCCCGGTCCCCGGCCCGGCCCACGCGGCCACACCCGAGGACGCCGTGCGCCGGGCCCTCGGGAACCGGCCGGAACCGGCCCCTCTGGGCCCGACCGCGACCTGA
- a CDS encoding HAD family hydrolase: MTVPVAGIVFDMDGTLIESHEVVPAAYRAAVRAGGGPEHSDADVIAGYSLGSPADLLTHLLGRPATDADLAAYHTQLAALAERVTVYPGVAEVLAEVAARVPVGLFTGASHRAARILLDRVGLLGRFRVVLGGDQVARPKPAPDGVELACRRLGVDPARAAYVGDSPLDLRAARDSGAVAVAAAWGHQYDPAEAADVRAARPGELLALLG; this comes from the coding sequence ATGACCGTGCCGGTGGCCGGCATCGTCTTCGACATGGACGGCACGCTGATCGAGTCGCACGAGGTGGTGCCCGCGGCCTACCGCGCGGCGGTGCGGGCCGGCGGCGGGCCGGAGCACAGCGACGCCGACGTCATCGCGGGCTACTCGCTCGGCTCGCCGGCCGACCTGCTGACCCACCTGCTGGGGCGGCCGGCCACCGACGCGGACCTGGCGGCCTACCACACCCAGCTGGCCGCGCTCGCCGAGCGGGTCACCGTCTACCCCGGGGTGGCGGAGGTGCTCGCCGAGGTCGCCGCCCGGGTGCCGGTGGGCTTGTTCACCGGCGCAAGCCACCGGGCGGCCCGGATCCTGCTCGACCGGGTCGGCCTGCTCGGCCGTTTCCGGGTGGTCCTCGGCGGCGACCAGGTGGCCCGCCCCAAGCCGGCGCCCGACGGCGTCGAGCTGGCCTGCCGGCGACTGGGCGTGGACCCGGCCCGCGCCGCGTACGTGGGTGACTCGCCGTTGGACCTGCGGGCCGCCCGGGACAGCGGTGCCGTGGCGGTCGCCGCGGCCTGGGGCCACCAGTACGACCCGGCGGAGGCGGCCGATGTCCGCGCGGCCCGACCCGGGGAGCTGCTGGCGCTGCTCGGCTGA
- a CDS encoding class I adenylate-forming enzyme family protein yields the protein MTDRPNYVHEALDLFAGFGDREALVGGGRRLTYPEVGAEVRRLAGALLRHGVRPGDAVLVMLGNTLEGPLLQLALHLLGCRSMWVAPVTSRREIDEFVTLARPDAFVHDPRDPLGAQLATGLAGVPVLCLGPGGAGPDLTAAGEPADLPAAPPAPESFLQTSGTTGTPKLVHHRESFYRQILALAADIRAAGFPLLRHLSHSPMWLASGQITTLINLFTGGVLFLREQWDPAAFIRTVDAEKLTSTFVTPPMLYEVLDHPALDGADFSAMFMFNVGAGPAAPARLRQAIARFGPCLRIVYGLSEAVVICALPGLTEDPEHPERLRSCGRPYGDVAVEIRDADGRVLPAGVDGEVWARTRLSFAGYHGQPELTAETIVDGWVRTRDIGHLDADGYLYLVDRLQDRILTRQRSWPIYSRPIEDVLAAHPEVRAAAVIGVPDPVAGELPHAYVVRTPGATVTGEELIALVTGELSETWAPGAVEFLDALPLNRSAKVDKRALRARYAAAHPADAESLGTAIGSPA from the coding sequence ATGACCGACCGGCCGAACTACGTGCACGAGGCGCTGGACCTGTTCGCCGGGTTCGGCGACCGGGAGGCGCTCGTCGGCGGGGGCCGCCGGCTCACCTACCCCGAGGTCGGCGCCGAGGTGCGCCGCCTGGCCGGCGCGCTGCTGCGGCACGGCGTACGCCCCGGAGACGCGGTGCTCGTGATGCTCGGCAACACCCTGGAGGGGCCGCTGCTCCAGCTCGCGCTGCACCTGCTGGGCTGCCGGAGCATGTGGGTCGCCCCGGTCACCTCCCGGCGGGAGATCGACGAGTTCGTGACGCTGGCCCGGCCCGACGCGTTCGTGCACGACCCGCGCGACCCGCTCGGCGCGCAGCTCGCGACCGGACTGGCCGGCGTACCGGTGCTCTGCCTCGGGCCCGGCGGCGCGGGCCCGGACCTCACCGCCGCCGGTGAACCGGCCGACCTGCCCGCCGCGCCGCCCGCCCCGGAGTCGTTCCTGCAGACCAGCGGCACCACGGGCACCCCGAAGCTGGTGCACCACCGGGAGAGCTTCTACCGCCAGATCCTCGCCCTGGCCGCCGACATCCGGGCGGCCGGCTTCCCGCTGCTGCGGCACCTGTCCCACTCCCCCATGTGGCTCGCCAGCGGCCAGATCACCACCCTGATCAACCTGTTCACCGGCGGGGTGCTGTTCCTGCGCGAGCAGTGGGACCCGGCCGCGTTCATCCGGACCGTGGACGCCGAGAAGCTGACCTCCACGTTCGTCACCCCGCCGATGCTCTACGAGGTGCTCGACCACCCGGCCCTCGACGGCGCCGACTTCTCGGCCATGTTCATGTTCAACGTGGGCGCCGGGCCCGCCGCGCCCGCCCGGCTGCGCCAGGCGATCGCCCGCTTCGGCCCGTGCCTGCGCATCGTGTACGGGCTCAGCGAGGCCGTGGTGATCTGCGCCCTGCCCGGGCTCACCGAGGACCCCGAGCACCCGGAGCGGCTGCGCTCGTGCGGCCGCCCGTACGGGGACGTGGCCGTGGAGATCCGCGACGCCGACGGCCGGGTGCTGCCGGCCGGTGTGGACGGCGAGGTGTGGGCGCGCACCAGACTGAGCTTCGCCGGCTACCACGGGCAGCCGGAGCTGACCGCCGAGACGATCGTCGACGGCTGGGTGCGCACCCGCGACATCGGCCACCTCGACGCCGACGGCTACCTCTACCTGGTCGACCGGCTGCAGGACCGGATCCTCACCCGGCAGCGCAGCTGGCCGATCTACTCCCGCCCGATCGAGGACGTGCTCGCCGCCCACCCCGAGGTACGCGCCGCCGCGGTGATCGGCGTGCCCGACCCGGTCGCCGGGGAGCTGCCGCACGCGTACGTGGTGCGCACGCCGGGGGCCACGGTGACCGGGGAGGAGTTGATCGCGCTGGTCACCGGCGAGCTGAGCGAGACCTGGGCGCCCGGCGCCGTGGAGTTCCTGGACGCGCTGCCGCTGAACCGCTCCGCCAAGGTCGACAAACGCGCCCTGCGCGCCCGGTACGCCGCCGCCCACCCGGCCGACGCCGAGTCGCTGGGCACGGCCATCGGCAGCCCGGCGTGA
- a CDS encoding TetR/AcrR family transcriptional regulator C-terminal domain-containing protein has translation MSGAPRNAADGDSTGRSIWTRPQRGARGPAPTHSRDEIVAAAVALADADGLAAVSMRAVAGALGMAAGSLYRHLSSRDDLLDLMVDRCAGELRPYPADDDGTWQDRFLRLARRQLALYRRHPWLPDAVARPTVPGPNTLAHFDACLRLLQPVRAGVAAKFEAIAMVTGVVSLFARSAAAAGTVTFDHVDLAAYPHLAAAFAEPPSPPPDRDLFERTLRSLLAGLLTPDPT, from the coding sequence GTGAGCGGTGCACCACGGAATGCGGCCGACGGCGACTCCACCGGACGGTCGATCTGGACCAGACCGCAACGCGGCGCCCGCGGCCCCGCCCCGACGCACAGCCGGGACGAGATCGTCGCCGCCGCCGTCGCGCTGGCCGACGCCGACGGGCTGGCCGCCGTGTCGATGCGCGCGGTCGCCGGGGCGCTGGGAATGGCCGCCGGCTCGCTCTACCGGCACCTGTCCTCCCGGGACGACCTGCTGGACCTCATGGTCGACCGGTGCGCGGGCGAGCTGCGGCCGTACCCGGCCGACGACGACGGGACCTGGCAGGACCGGTTCCTCCGGCTGGCCCGCCGCCAGCTCGCCCTGTACCGCCGCCACCCGTGGCTGCCCGACGCCGTCGCCCGGCCCACCGTCCCGGGGCCGAACACCCTGGCCCACTTCGACGCCTGCCTGCGCCTGCTGCAACCGGTCCGGGCAGGGGTCGCCGCGAAGTTCGAGGCCATCGCCATGGTCACCGGCGTGGTCTCGCTCTTCGCCCGCAGCGCGGCCGCCGCCGGCACGGTCACCTTCGACCACGTCGACCTGGCCGCGTACCCGCATCTGGCCGCCGCGTTCGCGGAACCCCCGTCCCCTCCGCCCGACCGGGACCTCTTCGAGCGCACCCTGCGCAGCCTGCTGGCCGGCCTGCTGACCCCCGACCCCACCTGA
- a CDS encoding MmcQ/YjbR family DNA-binding protein, producing MATWDDVRRIALALPETTERGSHDDLPAWRVRDKLFVWERPLRRADLDALGDAAPDGPILGARVPDLGAKEALLADDPEVYFTTPHFEGYPAVLVRLDRIGVDELTELVTEAWHARAPKRLAAAHRAETA from the coding sequence ATGGCCACCTGGGACGACGTCCGGCGGATCGCGCTCGCCCTGCCGGAGACCACCGAGCGCGGTTCGCACGATGACCTGCCGGCCTGGCGGGTGCGCGACAAGCTCTTCGTCTGGGAGCGGCCACTGCGCCGCGCCGACCTCGACGCGCTCGGCGACGCCGCGCCCGACGGCCCGATCCTGGGCGCCCGGGTGCCCGACCTGGGCGCCAAGGAGGCGCTGCTCGCCGACGACCCCGAGGTCTACTTCACCACGCCGCACTTCGAGGGCTACCCGGCCGTGCTGGTCCGGCTCGACCGGATCGGGGTCGACGAGCTGACCGAGCTGGTCACCGAGGCGTGGCACGCGCGCGCCCCGAAGCGGCTGGCCGCCGCCCACCGGGCGGAGACCGCATGA
- a CDS encoding alpha-ketoacid dehydrogenase subunit beta, with amino-acid sequence MPRLSYRRALTRALADEMTRDESVFLLGEDIRVAAAGVTTGLLKRFGPDRVLDTPLSEQAFTSFATGAALAGARPVIEFQIPSLLFLVFEQIVNHAHKFPLMTGGQCAVPVTYLVPGSGSRTGWAGQHSDHPYSLFAHVGVTTVVPATPADAYGLLVSAIRCDDPVVVFAPAGALDVRADVTDFAPVPLGRGVVRRPGTDVTVVAVGHLVHDALAVADELAGQVSVEVFDPRTLYPFDWDGLLDSVSRTGRLVVVDDSNRSCGIAGEIIATVVERVPLAAPPHRVTRPDGAVLPFAPALDRAVQPGRDQLTAAIQLTCKDG; translated from the coding sequence ATGCCCCGGCTCTCCTACCGCCGGGCGCTCACCCGGGCGCTCGCCGACGAGATGACCCGCGACGAGTCGGTCTTCCTGCTCGGCGAGGACATCCGGGTGGCCGCCGCCGGCGTCACCACCGGCCTGCTGAAGAGGTTCGGGCCGGACCGGGTGCTCGACACGCCCCTGTCCGAGCAGGCGTTCACCAGCTTCGCCACCGGCGCCGCGCTGGCCGGGGCGCGCCCGGTGATCGAGTTCCAGATCCCGTCGCTGCTCTTCCTCGTCTTCGAGCAGATCGTCAACCACGCCCACAAATTCCCGCTGATGACCGGCGGCCAGTGCGCGGTGCCGGTCACCTACCTGGTGCCCGGCTCCGGCTCCCGCACCGGCTGGGCCGGGCAGCACTCCGACCACCCGTACAGCCTCTTCGCCCACGTCGGGGTGACCACCGTGGTGCCGGCCACCCCGGCCGACGCGTACGGGCTGCTGGTCTCGGCGATCCGCTGCGACGACCCGGTGGTGGTGTTCGCCCCCGCCGGGGCCCTCGACGTGCGGGCCGACGTCACCGACTTCGCCCCGGTGCCGCTGGGCCGGGGCGTGGTGCGCCGCCCGGGCACCGACGTCACGGTGGTCGCCGTCGGGCACCTGGTGCACGACGCCCTCGCCGTCGCCGACGAACTGGCCGGCCAGGTCTCGGTGGAGGTCTTCGACCCGCGCACGCTGTACCCGTTCGACTGGGACGGGCTGCTCGACTCGGTGTCCCGCACCGGGCGCCTCGTGGTGGTGGACGACTCCAACCGGTCCTGCGGCATCGCCGGGGAGATCATCGCCACCGTCGTCGAGCGGGTCCCGCTCGCCGCGCCGCCCCACCGGGTCACCCGGCCGGACGGAGCCGTGCTGCCCTTCGCACCCGCCCTCGACCGGGCCGTGCAACCCGGCCGCGACCAGCTCACCGCCGCCATCCAACTGACGTGTAAGGACGGATGA
- a CDS encoding SGNH/GDSL hydrolase family protein: protein MASAATLLIAGTPAVTASAGPADPDSARHGRAEWAGTWAAAVTRGNTVGLTNTGLNNQSIRMPVQTTVGGDRLRVRLTNLYGEQAVMVGHATVARPNTATPDDLSDIDPASVRELSFQGASSATINKGAELLSDPLSYRVAEQEDLVVTLYFPVLTGPVTFHGQSRVTNFIGATDLTTAAGGAGFTTRPNCCWMFLSGIDVERRLSPGSVVVLGDSIGDGNGSTVNADRRWPDLLAKRLIDARPDVRTPGVLNLSLSGNRLNHEGTEPGAGDFPGYYELGPNALARLNEDVFPQTGVRTVVTHLGINDIWMNGDSAEAIIASLRQLNRQVQERGLTSLVGTITPYEGNGGPGVWTAEKEATRQAVNTWLRGAGGAEFDGVIDFDAVLRDPTHPSRLLPAYDAGDHIHPNEAGAQAMADAVPLRLLGL, encoded by the coding sequence ATAGCTTCCGCCGCAACGCTGCTGATCGCCGGCACCCCCGCGGTCACCGCGAGCGCCGGCCCCGCCGACCCGGACAGCGCCCGGCACGGGCGCGCCGAGTGGGCCGGCACCTGGGCCGCCGCGGTGACCCGCGGGAACACCGTCGGCCTGACCAACACCGGCCTGAACAACCAGAGCATCCGGATGCCGGTGCAGACCACGGTCGGCGGCGACCGCCTCCGGGTCCGGCTGACCAACCTCTACGGCGAGCAGGCCGTCATGGTCGGCCACGCCACCGTGGCCCGCCCCAACACCGCCACGCCCGACGACCTGTCCGACATCGACCCGGCCAGCGTCCGCGAGCTGTCCTTCCAGGGTGCCTCCTCGGCCACCATCAACAAGGGTGCCGAGCTGCTCAGCGACCCGCTGTCCTACCGGGTGGCGGAGCAGGAGGACCTGGTCGTCACCCTGTACTTCCCGGTGCTCACCGGGCCGGTCACCTTCCACGGGCAGTCCCGGGTCACCAACTTCATCGGCGCCACCGACCTCACCACCGCGGCCGGCGGCGCCGGCTTCACCACCCGGCCCAACTGCTGCTGGATGTTCCTCTCCGGCATCGACGTGGAACGCCGGCTCAGCCCGGGCTCGGTGGTCGTCCTCGGTGACTCGATCGGCGACGGCAACGGCAGCACCGTCAACGCCGACCGGCGCTGGCCGGACCTGCTGGCCAAGCGGCTCATCGATGCCCGCCCCGACGTGCGGACCCCGGGCGTGCTCAACCTGAGCCTCTCCGGCAACCGGCTCAACCACGAGGGCACCGAGCCCGGCGCGGGTGACTTCCCCGGCTACTACGAGCTGGGTCCGAACGCCCTGGCCCGGCTCAACGAGGACGTCTTCCCGCAGACCGGGGTGCGGACCGTCGTCACCCACCTGGGCATCAACGACATCTGGATGAACGGCGACAGCGCGGAGGCCATCATCGCCTCGCTGCGTCAGCTCAACCGGCAGGTCCAGGAGCGCGGGCTGACCAGCCTGGTCGGCACGATCACCCCGTACGAGGGCAACGGCGGCCCGGGGGTGTGGACCGCGGAGAAGGAGGCCACCCGGCAGGCGGTCAACACCTGGCTGCGCGGCGCCGGCGGCGCGGAGTTCGACGGGGTGATCGACTTCGACGCCGTGCTGCGCGACCCGACGCACCCGAGCCGGCTGCTGCCGGCGTACGACGCCGGGGACCACATCCACCCGAACGAAGCCGGCGCGCAGGCGATGGCCGACGCCGTGCCCCTGCGACTGCTGGGACTGTGA
- a CDS encoding thiamine pyrophosphate-dependent dehydrogenase E1 component subunit alpha: MTGPDPVGLYRTVRLIRRFEERAIELVDAGEIVGGIHPYLGQEGVAAGVCAALRVADLVTGTHRGHGHVLAKGADPARMLAELCGRVTGLNRGRGGSMHAADFGVGVLGANAIVGAAGAILTGAVWARRRRGDDVVGATFFGDGAVNEGMLLEAFNLAALWRVPVLFVCENNGYATTMPVEGAVAGTIAGRAAAFGMPAATVDGQDPEKVREVSAAAVARMCAGGGPELVEARTYRFDAHHTFEHRVRLDYRPPEEVAAARRRDPVLIQGDRLPAAVRAAIDAEVEATLAAAVDFALAGPAPDPATALDHLYASGLTARTGGG; encoded by the coding sequence GTGACCGGCCCCGACCCCGTCGGCCTCTACCGGACGGTCCGGCTGATCCGCCGCTTCGAGGAGCGGGCCATCGAGCTGGTCGACGCCGGGGAGATCGTCGGCGGCATCCACCCGTACCTCGGGCAGGAGGGCGTCGCCGCCGGGGTCTGCGCGGCGCTGCGCGTCGCGGACCTGGTGACCGGCACCCACCGCGGGCACGGGCACGTCCTGGCCAAGGGGGCCGACCCGGCCCGGATGCTCGCCGAGCTGTGCGGCCGGGTCACCGGGCTGAACCGGGGCCGGGGCGGGTCGATGCACGCCGCCGACTTCGGCGTCGGGGTGCTCGGCGCCAACGCCATCGTCGGGGCCGCGGGCGCGATCCTCACCGGAGCGGTGTGGGCGCGCCGGCGGCGCGGCGACGACGTGGTCGGGGCGACCTTCTTCGGCGACGGCGCGGTCAACGAGGGGATGCTCCTCGAAGCGTTCAACCTGGCCGCGCTCTGGCGGGTGCCGGTGCTGTTCGTCTGCGAGAACAACGGCTACGCCACCACCATGCCGGTCGAGGGCGCGGTCGCCGGCACCATCGCCGGCCGCGCCGCGGCCTTCGGCATGCCGGCGGCCACCGTCGACGGCCAGGACCCCGAGAAGGTACGCGAGGTCAGCGCCGCCGCCGTCGCGCGGATGTGCGCCGGCGGCGGCCCCGAGCTGGTCGAGGCCCGCACCTACCGCTTCGACGCCCACCACACCTTCGAACACCGGGTACGCCTCGACTACCGCCCGCCCGAGGAGGTCGCCGCCGCACGCCGCCGGGACCCCGTGCTCATCCAGGGCGACCGGCTGCCCGCCGCGGTCCGGGCGGCGATCGACGCCGAGGTCGAGGCCACCCTCGCCGCGGCGGTGGACTTCGCGCTGGCCGGCCCGGCGCCCGACCCCGCCACCGCCCTCGACCACCTGTACGCCAGCGGGCTCACCGCCCGGACCGGCGGCGGCTGA
- a CDS encoding alpha/beta fold hydrolase: protein MQRITAPDGAGIVLHSRGTGPDLVLVHGGGVTVHEYRRLAARLADRFTVHLYNRRGRADAAARREPYTAEQEIDDLGAVLAHTGARRAIGHSYGAFVVLRAALRLPLDQIALYDLPLCLAGHGLPTAFLDPAEEAIRAGNPARALAIVGAGVNPQSPASRLPLAVRTAICRAFLRTEVGRTMGSLVGMTLAESRQVQAHEGPAEEYGRITAEVLLVSGARAAPYFTEINDLVAAALPRARTLRVPGSAHNGIAAAPPKLVDPIAAFFTTPTAPATRR, encoded by the coding sequence ATGCAGCGGATCACGGCACCGGACGGCGCGGGGATCGTCCTGCACTCGAGGGGCACCGGACCGGATCTCGTGCTGGTGCACGGGGGCGGGGTCACCGTCCACGAATACCGGCGGCTGGCCGCGCGGCTCGCCGACCGGTTCACCGTCCACCTGTACAACCGGCGGGGCCGGGCGGACGCGGCGGCGCGGCGCGAGCCGTACACGGCGGAGCAGGAGATCGACGACCTCGGCGCGGTGCTCGCGCACACCGGCGCCCGCCGGGCCATCGGGCACAGCTACGGCGCGTTCGTCGTCCTGCGGGCCGCGCTCCGGCTGCCGCTGGACCAGATCGCCCTCTACGACCTGCCGCTGTGCCTGGCCGGGCACGGCCTGCCCACCGCGTTCCTCGACCCGGCCGAGGAGGCGATCCGGGCCGGCAACCCGGCGCGGGCGCTGGCGATCGTGGGAGCCGGAGTCAACCCGCAGTCACCCGCGTCGCGGCTGCCCCTCGCCGTGCGTACCGCGATCTGCCGTGCGTTCCTGCGCACCGAGGTGGGTCGGACGATGGGCAGCCTGGTGGGGATGACGCTGGCCGAATCGCGGCAGGTCCAGGCCCACGAGGGGCCGGCCGAGGAGTACGGGCGGATCACCGCCGAGGTGCTGCTGGTCAGCGGCGCCCGGGCCGCTCCCTACTTCACCGAGATCAACGACCTGGTGGCCGCCGCCCTCCCCCGGGCCCGGACCCTGCGCGTCCCGGGCAGCGCCCACAACGGCATCGCCGCCGCACCCCCAAAGCTCGTCGACCCCATCGCCGCCTTCTTCACCACCCCCACGGCACCCGCCACCCGGCGTTGA
- a CDS encoding MFS transporter, with the protein MTPRRELCTLVGADLLSNLGTRISVVAIPWLVLETTGSPTRMGLVAAAETLPYMLSSALATPWADRFGVRRTSVAVDAASAAAMAVVALAPWLGFGTLLVLVAVAGGLRGIGDRVKHVLFKPAAERAGVPLIRLTSAYDGLARGMTLFGAVLGGLLIDWVGITRAIWIDAATFAACALVIGLLVRPPAPAQPAPRESYLRALRGGFAYLRTDRTLLTMLIVVSASNMFANASVAVWIPLWVDRVLGDPAGFGLLLGVFSAGALLGNLLFTVAGTRLPRGTTFALGLALSGAPRLLALALSDDLVVVLVVTFVSGIAIAAVNPLLGAALYERVPESLQTRVLGISGSVAFLGLPVGALLGGWSVAVLGLTPALLVMAVACLVLTVAPLLVARPPADRPTAEPVASTPA; encoded by the coding sequence GTGACCCCGCGCCGGGAGCTCTGCACGCTGGTCGGCGCCGACCTGCTGTCCAACCTGGGCACCCGGATCTCGGTGGTGGCGATCCCCTGGCTGGTGCTGGAGACCACCGGCAGCCCGACCCGGATGGGCCTGGTCGCGGCGGCGGAGACCCTGCCGTACATGCTCTCCAGCGCGCTGGCCACCCCGTGGGCGGACCGCTTCGGCGTACGCCGTACCTCGGTCGCCGTGGACGCGGCCAGCGCGGCCGCCATGGCGGTCGTGGCTCTGGCGCCCTGGCTGGGATTCGGCACGCTGCTGGTGCTGGTCGCGGTGGCGGGCGGGCTGCGCGGCATCGGCGACCGGGTCAAGCACGTGCTGTTCAAGCCGGCCGCCGAGCGGGCCGGGGTGCCGCTCATCCGGCTCACCTCCGCCTACGACGGGCTGGCCCGGGGCATGACGCTGTTCGGCGCCGTGCTCGGCGGGCTGCTCATCGACTGGGTGGGAATAACCCGGGCGATCTGGATCGACGCGGCCACGTTCGCGGCGTGCGCGCTGGTGATCGGCCTGCTGGTCCGGCCGCCCGCGCCGGCCCAGCCGGCGCCCCGGGAGAGCTACCTGCGGGCGCTGCGCGGCGGCTTCGCCTACCTGCGCACCGACCGCACGCTGCTGACCATGCTGATCGTGGTCTCCGCGTCGAACATGTTCGCCAACGCCAGCGTCGCCGTGTGGATCCCGCTCTGGGTGGACCGGGTGCTCGGCGACCCGGCCGGGTTCGGCCTGCTGCTGGGGGTGTTCTCCGCCGGAGCGCTGCTGGGCAACCTGCTCTTCACCGTGGCCGGCACCCGGCTGCCCCGGGGGACGACGTTCGCGCTCGGGCTGGCGCTCAGCGGCGCGCCCCGGCTGCTCGCCCTGGCGCTCAGCGACGACCTCGTGGTCGTGCTCGTCGTGACGTTCGTGTCCGGCATCGCCATCGCGGCCGTCAACCCGCTGCTCGGCGCGGCCCTCTACGAGCGGGTGCCGGAGTCCTTGCAGACCCGGGTGCTGGGCATCTCCGGCTCGGTGGCCTTCCTGGGCCTGCCCGTCGGGGCGCTGCTCGGCGGCTGGTCGGTGGCGGTGCTCGGGCTGACCCCGGCGCTGCTCGTGATGGCGGTGGCCTGCCTCGTGCTCACGGTGGCGCCGCTGCTGGTCGCTCGCCCGCCCGCCGATCGGCCGACCGCGGAACCGGTGGCCTCCACGCCGGCCTGA
- a CDS encoding SGNH/GDSL hydrolase family protein translates to MGSTVAEATDPWCLRPGEAAELLRGHPWRRFVVLGDSVAEGMCEPVDGYPDLQWADRIGAELRAAAPELAYRNLGRRGLRAHEVRATQLAPALAFAPDLALVVCGGNDAFRPAYDPEAVDAELTAMVTALQGAGADVITVGMFDVSHSPAVPDPLRAGLRERMRRLSSHTGRLAERLGTLHVHLTDHPLVADPSLYSSDGRHGSARSDAVATAETLRVLGTHLPTVS, encoded by the coding sequence ATGGGATCGACGGTGGCCGAAGCGACGGATCCGTGGTGCCTGCGCCCGGGTGAGGCCGCCGAGCTGCTGCGGGGGCACCCGTGGCGGCGGTTCGTGGTGCTGGGCGACAGCGTGGCCGAGGGGATGTGCGAGCCGGTCGACGGCTACCCGGACCTCCAGTGGGCCGACCGGATCGGCGCGGAGCTGCGCGCGGCCGCGCCCGAGCTGGCGTACCGGAACCTGGGGCGGCGCGGGCTGCGGGCGCACGAGGTGCGGGCCACCCAGTTGGCGCCGGCGCTGGCGTTCGCGCCGGACCTGGCGCTGGTGGTGTGCGGGGGCAACGACGCGTTCCGGCCCGCGTACGACCCGGAGGCGGTCGACGCGGAGCTGACCGCGATGGTCACCGCGCTCCAGGGCGCCGGGGCGGACGTCATCACGGTCGGCATGTTCGACGTGTCGCACAGCCCGGCGGTGCCCGACCCGCTGCGAGCCGGCCTCCGTGAGCGGATGCGTCGGCTCTCCTCCCACACCGGACGGCTGGCGGAACGGCTCGGCACCCTGCACGTGCACCTGACCGACCATCCGCTCGTCGCGGATCCGTCGCTGTACAGCAGCGACGGCCGGCACGGCAGCGCCCGCAGCGACGCCGTCGCCACCGCGGAAACCCTCCGCGTCCTCGGCACCCACCTGCCCACCGTCTCCTGA